A section of the Apodemus sylvaticus chromosome 10, mApoSyl1.1, whole genome shotgun sequence genome encodes:
- the LOC127694518 gene encoding zinc finger and SCAN domain containing protein 4F-like, with protein MASQFRETFRSTSSSNDFELDYAEFISTQASAMQWGEDISHLASSQVSVSPNNHGSLAKQELQTLWAMFTSWLQPEKQSKKQMISQLVLEQFLLTGHCKDKFALTEKWKSSGRNMRRFMEGLTDKYLKPPVMVHVAMHGQEALFSENKPLKEVIAHLEQQKVATTPAQENTRALLEIPKDVFLAAGESGWTEEGCRVILYLCTVLSIVLFVTGHENTDDGCQPPWNTSVGSDGVNSAGTVRDSLCTFQRVQYQEFEDRDVSYGVPQVSRRVTQDTSRSQEVSLRAPSSEEVLLEVQPVFLSLTEQSEETGDGYNATDVSGGVIRLTSEGDSIFIIQGEQYSVPDVEGVSYREPQDLRIPVCSTRRSLDMSLWAASPGVVPMEVPGFLCRPEQSTPKSVPLFQNHEANSTFKGNQERLQRDPNHTNARNVPEPSNIPATSPSTRKSTRRRGHSSVRCARQAFTKSRNFEFMRSYTRQGSLSHVMPVEGPSDTRPTCRLMRGSTQERSHTPAPCVIAASASHPHTTVTSGSSTNQNEALTPPGEQGFSLRVSSAH; from the exons ATGGCTTCACAGTTCAGAGAAACCTTTAGGTCCACATCATCATCAAATGACTTTGAATTAGACTACGCAGAGTTTATTTCAACCCAGGCTTCTGCTATGCAGTGGGGAGAAGACATCTCTCACTTAGCAAGTTCTCAGGTCAGTGTTTCTCCAAACAACCATGGCTCCCTGGCAAAGCAGGAGCTGCAAACACTCTGGGCAATGTTCACCTCTTGGTTGCAGCCAGAGAAGCAGAGCAAGAAGCAGATGATCTCTCAACTGGTCTTGGAGCAGTTTCTCCTCACTGGGCACTGCAAGGACAAGTTTGCtttgacagagaagtggaaatcCAGTGGCAGAAACATGAGGAGATTCATGGAGGGGCTGACTGATAAGTACTTGAAGCCTCCTGTCATG GTCCATGTAGCCATGCACGGGCAGGAAGCCCTCTTTTCTGAGAACAAGCCCTTAAAAGAAGTCATCGCACATTTGGAGCAACAGAAGGTAGCAACAACTCCCGCACAAGAGAACACAAGGGCACTCTTGGAGATCCCCAAAGATGTGTTCTTGGCAGCAGGGGAGTCAGGCTGGACAGAAGAGGGCTGCCGTGTGATTCTCTACTTGTGTACAGTTTTATCAATTGTCTTATTTGTCACAGGACATGAAAATACAGACGATGGCTGCCAACCCCCTTGGAACACTAGTGTTGGAAGTGACGGTGTTAATAGTGCTGGAACTGTGAGGGATTCCCTTTGCACCTTCCAGAGAGTGCAATATCAGGAGTTTGAAGACAGGGATGTTTCTTATGGAGTCCCACAGGTTTCCAGAAGAGTGACTCAAGATacttccaggtcccaggaagTGTCCCTGAGGGCACCTTCTTCTGAAGAGGTCCTTCTGGAGGTACAGCCAGTGTTTCTCTCCCTCACCGAGCAGTCTGAGGAGACTGGAGACGGCTACAATGCTACTGATGTGAGTGGCGGGGTTATTCGTCTCACAAGTGAGGGAGATTCCATTTTCATTATCCAGGGAGAGCAGTACTCTGTACCTGATGTGGAAGGCGTTTCTTACAGAGAGCCTCAGGATTTAAGAATACCAGTGTGCAGTACCCGCAGGTCCCTAGACATGTCTCTGTGGGCAGCTTCTCCTGGAGTTGTCCCTATGGAGGTCCCAGGCTTCCTCTGCAGGCCAGAGCAATCTACCCCTAAGTCTGTCCCTCTTTTCCAGAATCATGAGGCAAATTCCACCTTTAAGGGTAACCAAGAGAGACTCCAGAGAGACCCAAACCATACAAATGCGAGGAATGTCCCAGAACCTTCAAATATCCCTGCAACCTCTCCATCCACCCGAAAATCCACAAGAAGGAGAGGCCATTCTTCTGTAAGGTGTGCCAGACAGGCTTTCACCAAGTCTCGGAACTTCGAGTTCATGAGGTCATACACAAGGCAGGGAAGCCTTTCACATGTGATGCCTGTGGAAGGGCCTTCCGATACAAGACCAACCTGCAGGCTCATGAGAGGatccacacaggagagaagccatACTCCTGCTCCCTGTGTGATAGCAGCTTCCGCCAGTCATCCACATACCACAGTCACCTCAGGAAGTTCCACAAATCAGAATGAAGCGCTCACACCTCCGGGTGAGCAGGGATTCAGCCTCAGGGTCTCATCTGCACATTAG